The Bacillus zhangzhouensis region TGCTGCTAGATGAAATGGGTCATTACATTCAATCTGGCGGTGCCTATTTGACGTCGGAAAAAGGCATCATTCATCAATTTCAAAAGAAGTGTGCAGACGAATCCATTCAGCGCATAGAGGATATTCGAAAGGCCCCGATCGAAATGATGGATGCCATTAGTGAACATATGGGAAAAAACAGAACGAATCTCGCGACGGTACAAGGGGCGACAACTGGTGTCGGCGGAATGTTTACGCTAGCCGCTGATATTCCTGCGGTACTAGGCCTCTCTTTGAAAACATTACAGGATATTGCCGTCACTTATGGCTATGATCCAAAAAACAAAGAAGAGCGAATCTTCATCATTAAATGCTTGCAGCTGAACTCTGCTGATGTCGTTGGAAAGAAATCGATTCTAAAAGAACTGAAAAGCTATCATGCATCTGAAGGGAAACATGAAAACATGATTTCCCAAATCCAAGGGTGGCGTGAGGTCGTCTATAATTATCGGGATTCGTTCGGCTGGAAGAAACTGTTTCAGCTTGTGCCCATAGCCGGGATTTTGTTTGGTGCAGCTTCGAACCGCTCACAATTAAAAGGAATTGCCGAAACAGGCATGATGCAATACCGAAAGCGAAGAATTTTAACAAGATTAGA contains the following coding sequences:
- a CDS encoding EcsC family protein is translated as MEEKEWLKAQLKEIEKWEKDQQKVWFWEKLSRLPFQMLDKLTPAFIQKKIGVLLDEMGHYIQSGGAYLTSEKGIIHQFQKKCADESIQRIEDIRKAPIEMMDAISEHMGKNRTNLATVQGATTGVGGMFTLAADIPAVLGLSLKTLQDIAVTYGYDPKNKEERIFIIKCLQLNSADVVGKKSILKELKSYHASEGKHENMISQIQGWREVVYNYRDSFGWKKLFQLVPIAGILFGAASNRSQLKGIAETGMMQYRKRRILTRLEELTQQEQSESGA